In Primulina eburnea isolate SZY01 chromosome 3, ASM2296580v1, whole genome shotgun sequence, one DNA window encodes the following:
- the LOC140828270 gene encoding uncharacterized protein, translating to MMENGPEDTYTCPSFNSYSSERLAEIGGKVAGENGDTTDDEFEFVLAREETEVLADEFFYHGQIGPVFPVFRRDLLLSYGDSSMSNENRRLEPSAEVECIKVPLSKLLEETRRDENDRDPASCSSSEADELESIQAGTYCVWRPKVPETPSPSRCKKSKSTGSASKRWKLPEFLRRSNSEGKDSLVFMTPKHRDEKRDRTENSRKSTEKIAAASSSTAGPPSAHEALYVQNRAKKENDRRKSYLPYRPDLVGFFASANGLRRSSPRF from the coding sequence ATGATGGAGAACGGCCCAGAAGATACATACACGTGCCCTAGCTTTAACAGTTATTCTTCCGAAAGGTTGGCTGAAATCGGAGGAAAAGTTGCTGGGGAGAACGGAGACACCACCGACGATGAATTTGAGTTCGTTTTGGCACGTGAAGAAACCGAAGTTTTAGCAGATGAATTTTTCTACCATGGCCAAATCGGCCCAGTTTTCCCGGTGTTCCGCCGCGATCTGTTGCTGAGCTACGGCGATTCAAGCATGAGTAACGAAAACAGACGGTTAGAACCCTCAGCTGAGGTGGAGTGTATCAAAGTCCCGTTGAGCAAGCTTTTGGAGGAAACTAGGAGAGATGAGAACGACCGTGATCCGGCTTCGTGTTCGTCGTCGGAAGCCGATGAATTGGAGAGCATACAAGCGGGAACTTATTGCGTGTGGAGGCCAAAAGTCCCCGAAACCCCGTCCCCAAGCCGGTGCAAGAAGAGCAAATCCACCGGGTCGGCGTCGAAACGGTGGAAGCTCCCCGAGTTCTTGCGGCGGAGCAATAGCGAAGGAAAGGACTCTCTCGTCTTCATGACTCCCAAGCACCGTGATGAAAAACGAGACAGAACAGAAAACTCGAGAAAATCTACTGAAAAGATAGCCGCCGCCTCTTCCAGCACGGCGGGTCCACCGTCAGCTCACGAGGCACTCTACGTGCAGAACAGAGCAAAGAAGGAAAACGATCGGAGGAAATCATACTTACCGTACAGGCCGGATCTCGTAGGGTTTTTCGCTAGTGCCAACGGCTTGCGAAGAAGTTCGCCGCGCTTCTAG
- the LOC140826532 gene encoding carbonic anhydrase 2-like, giving the protein MSTISLNSYLLTPSAQLSRPVAAAFRPVASARLDSPAAALPSLIRNEPVFAAPAPVIHPLLKEDMEKGSYEEAIAALQKLLSEKGELGPVAAAKISEVTAELQTANGGPSVSASVERLKTGFITFKKEKYDKQPGLYGELAKGQSPKFMVFACSDSRVCPSHVLNFQPGDAFVVRNIANMVPPYDKTKYAGVGSAIEYAVLHLKVQEIVVIGHSACGGIKGLMSFALDGSSNTDFIEDWVKICLPAKKKVIAQCGEKPFGDQCVLCEKEAVNVSLGNLLSYPFVRDGLVNKTLALKGGYYDFINGTFELWGLDFSLSPSLSV; this is encoded by the exons ATGTCGACCATAAGTTTAAACAGTTACCTACTTACTCCATCTGCCCAATTATCCAGACCCGTCGCAGCTGCATTCCGCCCCGTCGCCTCCGCAAGGCTTGATTCCCCCGCTGCCGCTCTACCCAGCCTCATTCGAAACGAGCCCGTGTTCGCTGCCCCGGCGCCTGTCATCCACCCACTTTTG AAAGAAGACATGGAGAAGGGCTCTTACGAGGAAGCCATTGCTGCACTTCAAAAGCTTCTGAG TGAGAAGGGAGAACTTGGACCCGTGGCCGCCGCTAAAATTAGTGAAGTCACGGCCGAGTTGCAAACAGCTAACGGCGGCCCTTCTGTTTCCGCTTCCGTGGAGAGGCTGAAGACTGGATTCATCACTtttaagaaagaaaaatatGA CAAACAACCAGGATTATATGGTGAACTCGCCAAAGGCCAGAGTCCCAAG TTTATGGTATTTGCATGCTCGGACTCACGCGTGTGTCCATCGCACGTGCTGAACTTCCAACCTGGGGACGCATTCGTGGTCAGGAATATTGCCAACATGGTGCCTCCATACGATAAG ACCAAGTACGCCGGAGTTGGGTCTGCAATTGAGTACGCTGTGCTGCACCTCAAG GTTCAAGAAATAGTAGTGATTGGGCACAGTGCTTGTGGAGGAATCAAGGGGCTCATGTCTTTTGCGCTCGATGGATCTTCTAACAC TGATTTCATAGAAGACTGGGTGAAAATTTGTTTACCTGCGAAGAAGAAGGTGATAGCTCAGTGTGGGGAGAAACCTTTTGGAGATCAATGCGTCTTATGTGAAAAG GAGGCAGTGAATGTATCACTTGGAAATCTTCTGTCATATCCATTTGTGAGAGATGGTTTGGTGAATAAGACATTGGCACTCAAGGGTGGTTACTATGACTTCATTAATGGGACTTTTGAGCTCTGGGGACTTGACTTTAGCCTTTCACCATCTCTTTCTGTTTGA
- the LOC140826533 gene encoding protein KINESIN LIGHT CHAIN-RELATED 2-like has translation MPDLLVDGSNGDNSGNKPEPHYVQDREFFDELSPKSPLSTHGLPLSALSSDSESLDLILDGVVNTSIEQLYLNVCEMQSSDYSPSRLSYLSYGEESRIDSELRYLAGGDYWASTGKKQDVVTWENGGDTIPEEGKGLKDEDLGNTKRSQLGSAGSIQDSFMSRAFGGRPPNGKKGVQALRKLDTVTSMKNEESLPFVGAKWRIGGEDYGDQAAYLGPYLLKQARDMIVLGDNTQRALELSLRAMKSFEISVGSKPSLDFVMCLHVVAALYCRLGRHTEAVPILERSIEIPVMDSGMDHALAKFSGCMQLGDTYAILGQLENSILFYTAGLEIQRQVLGEKDPRFGETLRYLAESNVQAMQFDEAEKLCLMALDIHKENGTPASVEEAADRRLLGLICDVKGDYEGALEHYVLASMAVAAHGHHADVAAIDCNIGDSYLSLARYNEAIFAYQKALKILKSIKGENHSSVASVFIRLAGLYNKIGKLNESKSNCKRALQIYAKPKPGSAPEEIASGLVDISAIYESMNEPNRALQLLQKAIKVYGNAPGRQCMVAGIEAQMGVLYYILGSFSESYASLKSAILKFRATGEKKSAFFGVALNQMGLACVRLYLINEAADLFEEARSILEAEAGPDHADTLGVYSNLAGTYDAMGRVTDAIEILEYVVEMREEKLGTANPDVEDEKRRLAELLKEAGTVRTRKSRSLEALLVNNSYNIRNYDIDVS, from the exons ATGCCTGACTTGTTGGTGGATGGATCCAACGGTGACAACTCTGGGAACAAACCGGAACCACATTATGTGCAGGACagagaattttttgatgaattgTCCCCGAAGAGTCCCTTAAGCACCCATGGACTGCCCTTGAGTGCTCTAAGCTCCGATAGTGAATCCCTCGACCTGATCCTAGATGGCGTTGTGAACACCTCGATCGAGCAACTGTATCTCAACGTCTGCGAGATGCAAAGCTCAGACTACTCGCCATCGAGGCTTAGTTATTTGTCGTATGGTGAAGAGTCGCGAATAGATTCGGAACTACGGTACCTTGCTGGAGGAGATTATTGGGCTTCAACGGGGAAGAAACAGGATGTTGTGACATGGGAAAATGGAGGAGATACTATTCCTGAGGAGGGTAAAGGTTTAAAAGATGAAGATTTGGGAAATACGAAACGATCGCAATTGGGTTCTGCGGGTTCGATACAGGATAGTTTTATGAGCAGGGCTTTTGGCGGTAGGCCTCCAAATGGAAAGAAAGGTGTCCAGGCTTTAAGAAAGTTGGACACAGTTACCTCCATGAAAAACGAGGAAAGCCTGCCCTTTGTAGGGGCGAAATGGCGAATTGGAGGCGAGGACTATGGCGATCAAGCGGCATATCTCGGGCCTTATTTACTCAAACAGGCGAGGGACATGATAGTTTTGGGGGATAATACTCAAAGGGCTCTCGAATTATCTCTTCGAGCAATGAAGTCATTTGAGATTTCGGTAGGTTCCAAGCCTAGTTTAGATTTTGTCATGTGTCTACATGTTGTGGCTGCATTGTACTGCAGGCTGGGGAGGCACACCGAGGCTGTTCCCATTCTCGAGCGGTCTATTGAAATTCCTGTAATGGACTCGGGGATGGATCACGCACTCGCGAAATTTTCAGGATGTATGCAGTTGGGCGATACATATGCAATTCTCGGACAGCTTGAGAATTCTATACTGTTTTACACAGCAGGTCTGGAGATTCAGCGACAGGTTCTTGGAGAAAAAGACCCTCGATTTGGCGAGACTTTGAGGTATTTGGCCGAGTCCAATGTTCAAGCGATGCAATTTGATGAGGCTGAAAAGCTCTGTTTAATGGCACTTGATATTCATAAAGAGAATGGCACGCCAGCTTCGGTAGAGGAAGCAGCAGACAGGAGACTATTGGGGCTTATTTGTGATGTGAAGGGAGATTATGAAGGTGCACTCGAGCATTATGTTCTAGCAAGTATGGCCGTGGCTGCTCATGGCCACCACGCTGATGTGGCTGCAATAGACTGCAACATCGGGGATTCGTACCTATCTTTGGCTCGCTACAATGAGGCTATTTTTGCTTATCAGAAAGCTCTAAAAATTTTGAAGTCGATCAAAGGAGAAAACCATTCGTCGGTTGCTTCAGTCTTCATTCGTCTGGCTGGTTTATACAACAAGATAGGGAAGTTAAATGAATCCAAATCTAACTGCAAAAGAGCTCTTCAAATTTATGCTAAGCCAAAACCTGGCAGTGCTCCCGAAGAAATAGCCAGTGGTTTAGTTGATATTTCTGCTATATACGAATCGATGAATGAACCAAACCGTGCACTCCAGTTGCTACAGAAGGCTATAAAAGTATATGGAAATGCACCGGGGAGGCAATGCATGGTTGCAGGAATCGAAGCTCAGATGGGGGTCTTGTACTATATCCTAGGGAGTTTTTCCGAGTCTTACGCCTCATTGAAGAGTGCCATTCTAAAATTTCGTGCAACGGGAGAGAAGAAATCTGCCTTTTTTGGTGTTGCTTTAAATCAAATGGGGCTTGCTTGTGTGCGACTTTATTTGATAAACGAGGCGGCTGATTTGTTTGAAGAGGCTAGGAGCATTCTTGAGGCTGAAGCTGGACCAGATCATGCTGATACTTTAGGAGTTTACAGCAACCTTGCTGGCACATATGATGCAATGGGGAG GGTAACCGATGCTATTGAAATCTTGGAATATGTGGTTGAAATGAGAGAAGAGAAGCTTGGGACAGCTAATCCCGACGTAGAAGACGAGAAGCGGAGACTGGCCGAGTTGTTAAAAGAAGCCGGTACGGTGAGAACCAGAAAATCAAGATCACTTGAAGCTTTACTTGTCAataattcctacaacatcagaAATTATGACATTGATGTgtcatga
- the LOC140826534 gene encoding peptidyl-prolyl cis-trans isomerase CYP38, chloroplastic-like, which produces MAAMISFHRCPFSHLTVTTKFVAHKVPPKCGKNSSLNDSSTRRCKPLCSSQKPSSFIPAAEQRDGFSAIKKCAISVALAVGLITGAHALGWPEMASAKAIFPALPDVSVLISGPPIKDPGALLRYALPIDNKAIREVQKPLEDITESLKIAGVKALGSVERNVRQASRNLKQGRTLIVQGLAKSKVDDGVELLNKLETGFEELLNIVQDKNRDAVAPKQKELLNYVGGVEEDMVDGFPYEVPDEYKDMPLLKGRATVNMKVKLKNNPNMNECVFGIVLDGYNAPVTAGNMVDLVERHFYDGMEIQRADGFVVQTGDPDGPAEGFVDPSTGKTRTIPLEIMVKGEKAPFYGETLEELGLYKAQTKLPFNAFGTMAMAREEFENNSASSQVFWLLKESELTPSNANILDGRYAVFGYVTENEDILADVKVGDVIESMQVVAGLENLANPSYKIAG; this is translated from the exons ATGGCAGCTATGATTTCATTCCACCGTTGTCCGTTTTCACATTTAACAGTCACCACGAAGTTTGTTGCCCATAAGGTTCCACCTAAGTGTGGCAAGAATTCATCTTTAAATGATTCTTCGACCCGGCGGTGTAAACCTCTTTGTTCCTCTCAAAAGCCGAGTTCGTTTATCCCTGCAGCTGAACAG AGAGATGGGTTTTCTGCAATAAAAAAATGTGCCATTTCCGTGGCACTTGCAGTTGGGTTGATTACCGGTGCTCATGCATTGGGATGGCCAGAAATGGCTAGTGCCAAAGCTATTTTTCCAGCATTGCCAGATGTTTCGGTTCTGATTTCGGGGCCGCCAATTAAGGACCCGGGAGCGTTGTTGAGGTATGCATTACCTATTGATAATAAGGCGATTCGGGAGGTTCAGAAGCCACTTGAAGATATTACTGAAAGCTTGAAGATTGCAGGTGTCAAGGCCCTTGGTTCTGTGGAAAGA AATGTCAGGCAGGCATCAAGGAATTTGAAGCAAGGTAGAACCTTGATTGTCCAAGGTCTCGCAAAGTCAAAGGTTGACGATGGGGTTGAATTGCTCAACAAGCTGGAAACAGGATTCGAGGAGCTTTTAAATATTGTGCAGGACAAGAATCGCGATGCTGTTGCACCTAAGCAGAAGGAGTTGCTTAACTATGTTGGAGG TGTTGAAGAGGATATGGTGGATGGCTTTCCTTATGAAGTGCCTGACGAATATAAAGATATGCCGCTACTGAAGGGGAGGGCTACTGTCAATATGAAGGTCAAGTTGAAGAACAATCCTAACATGAATGAATGTGTATTCGGTATTGTTTTGGATGGTTATAACGCCCCCGTAACTGCTGGAAACATGGTGGATTTGGTTGAAAGGCATTTCTACGATGGCATGGAGATTCAGAGAG CGGATGGCTTTGTAGTCCAAACGGGAGATCCTGATGGTCCCGCAGAGGGTTTTGTTGATCCCAGTACCGGTAAAACCCGCACAATTCCTCTCGAAATTATGGTGAAGGGAGAAAAGGCTCCGTTCTATGGTGAGACTCTGGAA GAACTTGGTCTATACAAGGCCCAAACAAAGCTTCCGTTTAATGCATTTGGAACTATGGCCATGGCTCGAGAG GAATTCGAGAACAATTCAGCTTCTAGCCAGGTATTTTGGCTGTTGAAAGAGAGTGAGCTAACTCCTAGCAACGCCAACATACTGGATGGTCGCTACGCGGTGTTTGGGTATGTAACAGAAAACGAGGATATTTTGGCGGATGTAAAGGTTGGAGATGTGATAGAATCAATGCAAGTTGTGGCAGGCCTGGAAAATCTTGCAAATCCCAGCTACAAGATTGCTGGATAG
- the LOC140826535 gene encoding WAT1-related protein At3g28050-like, which yields MARNGGARNPRSFCYREVLPFTAIVVMECTDVGLNTLYKLATRSGMSRHMFVVYAYAVAALVLLPSSFLSSRSRALPPLSFSILLKIVLLGVIGYTSQIMGYTGISYSSPTRALAMSNLVPAFTFVLAFIFRMEKIELSSTTSKAKIIGSMVSISGALVVTLYKGPILFTSTQVSRVSLLSSLGSNWTIGNLFLAVEYSLVPLWYIVMTQILKEYPAKLALVFSYTLCVSILGGILGFFVEPDSSKWEITPSVALASFLCSGVFGCCLNNAVRAWVLHVRGPVYVAMFKPFSIAIAAAMGVIILGDTLYLGSVIGATVITIGFYTVMWGKSKEEMVGFDETSDLQSSSATLKHPLLQSHKAEECNDW from the exons ATGGCGAGAAACGGAGGAGCAAGGAACCCCAGAAGTTTCTGCTACCGGGAAGTACTGCCGTTCACGGCGATAGTGGTCATGGAGTGCACCGACGTCGGCCTCAACACACTCTACAAGCTCGCAACCCGCAGTGGTATGAGCCGCCATATGTTTGTGGTCTACGCCTACGCCGTCGCAGCTCTAGTTCTCCTCCCGTCGTCGTTCTTATCGAGTCG ATCACGAGCTCTGCCACCGTTGAGTTTCTCCATACTGCTCAAGATCGTTCTCCTCGGAGTCATCGG GTATACTTCGCAGATCATGGGATACACCGGAATCAGTTACAGTTCTCCCACGCGTGCTTTGGCAATGAGCAACTTGGTCCCGGCCTTTACTTTTGTGCTTGCCTTTATTTTCAG AATGGAGAAGATAGAGTTATCGAGCACGACAAGCAAGGCCAAAATAATCGGCTCTATGGTCTCAATCTCAGGAGCCTTAGTGGTGACTCTGTACAAGGGCCCAATCTTATTTACTTCCACACAAGTCTCTCGTGTTTCACTACTGAGTTCGTTGGGATCAAATTGGACGATTGGCAATCTATTTCTTGCGGTCGAGTACTCTCTGGTCCCCCTCTGGTACATTGTTATG ACTCAAATTTTGAAGGAATATCCCGCCAAACTGGCGCTAGTTTTCTCCTATACCTTATGCGTGAGCATTCTAGGTGGCATTCTTGGATTCTTTGTGGAACCAGATTCCAGCAAATGGGAGATCACGCCTAGTGTCGCGTTGGCCTCTTTCCTATGCTCC GGTGTTTTTGGCTGTTGTTTGAACAATGCTGTTCGTGCATGGGTCTTGCACGTGAGAGGGCCAGTCTATGTTGCTATGTTTAAGCCATTTTCCATTGCTATAGCTGCGGCAATGGGAGTCATCATCCTAGGCGACACTCTTTATCTTGGAAG CGTGATCGGAGCCACGGTAATAACCATTGGATTCTACACGGTGATGTGGGGCAAATCGAAAGAGGAGATGGTTGGGTTCGATGAAACGAGCGATTTACAGTCATCCTCAGCAACCCTAAAGCATCCTTTATTACAAAGTCACAAAGCTGAAGAGTGCAATGATTGGTAg